The following proteins come from a genomic window of Amphiura filiformis chromosome 16, Afil_fr2py, whole genome shotgun sequence:
- the LOC140172609 gene encoding cystine/glutamate transporter-like has protein sequence MRKCKVPHVEVRDGKCSSACGTDFARTTIGEWAWMVQILVGLSCLSSRITATFAAARTIFVSAREGLTPEILAMISIRRLTPVPAIIALHVITLSMMAFNDVYALLNYLSFSTWLFTGIAISIVPYWRWKYPNIERPYKVGY, from the exons atgcggaaatgcaaAGTACCGCATgtggaagtgcgtgacggaaagtgcagttccgcatgcgggact GACTTTGCAAGGACCACTATCGGTGAATGGGCCTGGATGGTGCAAATACTTGTTGGTTTATCCTGTCTGAGTAGTAGAATTACTGCTACCTTTGCTGCGGCCAG AACCATCTTCGTGAGCGCAAGGGAAGGTCTTACTCCTGAAATTTTAGCAATGATAAGCATACGACGACTAACGCCAGTACCTGCCATTATTGCGCTG CACGTGATTACCTTATCGATGATGGCATTCAATGATGTTTACGCTCTACTAAACTATCTTAGTTTCTCAACCTGGCTCTTTACTGGTATTGCCATCAGTATAGTCCCATATTGGAGATGGAAATATCCTAATATAGAACGACCATATAAGGTAGGATATTAa